The DNA segment GCCTCACCGAGGTCGCCTATGGGTGGGAGGATCTGGTTCCGCTCTCCCGCTGTGGCGCCGGCCCGCGGGTCTGGTGAGTGGCGGGCATCCATCGTCCTTGATCTGCATGCCCCATAGGCATGACGCAGCGGCACCCGTCTGGCGCGCGTCCTGGCCTTGCGCCATAGTGGCGGCCGGTCCGTTCTGCCGGACCCAAGGTTTGGACGGGAGGACGCCGGATGGGTGCGTTGCGCGGCTTCATCGCCGTGGTGGACGGGCTGAATGAGTGGATCGGGCGCGCTGCCGCCTGGCTGACGCTTGGAACCGTTCTGGTCTGCTTCGCCGTTGTGGTGCTGCGCTACGGATTCGGCAGCGGCTATATCTGGCTTCAGGACCTCTATGTCTGGCAGCACGCGGCCGTGTTCATGCTGGGGGCCGGCTATACCTTCATCCATGGCGGCCATGTGCGCGTGGACGTGCTGTATGGCCGTGCAGGCCCGCGCCGCCAGGCATGGCTGGATATCGTCGGAACGGTGGTTTTCCTGCTGCCCTGGCTGGTGGTGCTGGCCTGGATGAGCGGACCGTTCATCCTGTCGAGCTGGCATATCCGGGAGGCGTCGGGCCAGACCGGCGGGCTGCCGGGCGCCTATCTGATGAAGACCCTGATCTGGGTGTTCTGCGGGCTGGTCGGGCTGCAGGGGCTGGCCCTGATCGCGCGGCGCGTGCTGTTCCTGGCGGGCGATGAAAGCCACGCCCCCGCAGCCGGGCATTAGGGGCGGGCGCGCATCATGGACCCGGCTCTGATCGGTGAAATTCTCGCCATCCTCATGTTCCTCGGCACCATCGGGGCGGTGCTGCTGGGATATCCGGTCGCCTTCACCCTGGCCGGGACGGGATTGATCTTCGCCCTGCTGGGCCAATGGCTGGACGTGTTCGATCCCGCCCTGCTCACAGGCCTCGCCAATCGCTACTTCGGCACCATGATGAATGAGGTGCTGGTGGCGGTGCCGCTCTTCGTCTTCATGGGCGTGATGCTGGAACGGTCCCGGCTGGCGGAGGACCTGCTGACCACGATGGGGGAGCTGTTCGGGAACCTGCGCGGCGGGCTCGGCATCTCCGTGGTGCTGGTGGGCACGCTGCTGGCGGCCAGCACCGGCATCGTTGGGGCCACGGTGGTGACCATGGGGCTGCTGTCGCTGCCGGCCATGGTGCGGGCCGGCTACGACCCCAGGCTGGCAGCGGGCGTGATCTGTGCCTCGGGCACGCTGGGGCAGATCATTCCGCCCTCCACCGTGCTGATCTTCATGGGCGACATGCTCCAGGGCGCTAACCAGCAGGCGCAACTCGCCATGGGAAATTTTGCGCCGGCCCCCATCAGCGTGGGGCAGCTTTTCGCTGGAGCCCTGATACCCGGCGTGGTCCTATCGTTGATGTATATGGGCTGGGTGGTGCTGAAGGCGGTATTGGACCCGCAGAGCTGCCCGGCGCTGCCGCTGGACCCGGCGGCACGGGCGGCGCTGCCGCGCAAGGTGCTGGTCTCGCTGGTTCCGCCGCTTCTGCTGATCGTGGCGGTGCTGGGATCGATCCTGACCGGCATCGCCTCGCCAACCGAATCCGCCAGCGTGGGCGCCGTCGGGGCCATGCTGCTGGCGGCGACGCGGCGGCAGCTCACCCTCCCGATCCTGCGGGAGGTGATGCGCAGCACGCTCACCATCTCCTCCATGGTGTTCGTCATCCTGCTCGGGGCCTCGGTCTTCAGCCTGGTCTTCCGCGGGCTGGGCGGGGAGGAGCTGGTGCACGACGCGCTCACGGCCATGCCGGCCGGCAAGTGGGGCGCGCTGATCGCGGTCATGCTGCTGATGTTCGTGCTGGGCTTCTTCCTGGATACGTTCGAGATCATCTTCATCGTCGTGCCGATCACCGCACCCGTGCTGATCCGGCTGGGGGTGGACCCGCTGTGGCTCGGGGTGATGATGGGCATCAATCTGCAGACCAGCTTCCTGACCCCGCCCTTCGGGTTCGCCCTGTTCTATCTGCGCGGCGTTGCGGGAAAGCTTGTCAGCACGGTCCAGATCTACCGCGGGGCGGTGCCCTTCATCGGCATCCAGCTTCTGGCCGTCGGCTTGGTTCTGGCCGTCCCGCAGACGACCCTCTGGCTGCCGAACCGGCTGTTCGAAGCGCCCGTCCGGACGGCGACGGTTCCGGTCGCTGTGCAGGCCCCGCGGGAATCCGCCGCTCCATCTGGCGGAGCAGGTTTCGAGGAGGAAACCAGCTTCGATAACCTATTCGGGGAGCCCGAGCCGGGAACCCGGCCGCCGCCGGATTGGGGCGACCGGTTCGACAATCTGTTCGAGGATTGAGCAGCCGGCCTATGTGCCGAAGCTCTGCACCAGGCTGCCCACCACCAGATACCAGCCATCCACGAGCACGAAGAAGATCAGCTTGAAAGGCAGGGCAACCATGGTGGGCGGAAGCATCATCATGCCCATGGCCATCAGCACGCTGGACACCACCATGTCGATGACCAGGAAGGGCACGAAGATCAGGAAGCCGATCTCGAAGGACCGCTTCAGCTCCGACAGCATGAAGGCGGGGATGACGACCTGAAGCGGGACATCCTTCGGGTCCGCGACCGGCGGCGTCCTCGAGATGTTCATGAACAGCTCCAGGTCCCGCTCCCGCACATGGGTCATCATGAAGCCGTGGAACGGCTCCACAGCGCGGGAGAACGCGGTCATCTCGTCGATGTCCTCGTTGATCAGCGGCTGGATGCCGTTCTGCCAGCTCTGCTGCAGGACCGGCGCCATGATGAAGAAGGTCAGGAACAGGGCAAGGCTGACCAGAACCTGGTTCGGCGGCACCTGCATCGTGCCCATGGCGCTGCGCAGGAAGCTCAGCACGATGGTGATCCGCACGAAGCAGGTCATCATCACCAGGATGCTGGGCGCCAGCGACAGCACCGTCAGCAGCGCCACGAACTGGATGATGCGGCCGGTGGTGCTGCCGGTCTGGTCGCCGAGATCGATGGACAGGCTCTGCGCCGCGGCCGGACCCGCCCAGACCGCGAAGCCGGCCAGAAGCAGGACGAGCGCCGCCGGCAGCAGGCGGCGCAGAGAGGCCGGCAGATCGTGGGCGAGGCGGGTCAGCATGGTCATGGCCGTTCAGGTCCCCGCGCCGAGGCGTCGGATTTCAAGGCGTCGGGGGCAGCGGTTTCCTGCCCGGCGCGCACCAAGGCATCGTCGAAGCTCTCCGCCGCCTTGGCAGGGATTCCGGATTCCACCACAAGGTCCTTGTCGATGCCCAGCAGCAGCAGATGCTCCACCCCGTCCCGGCGCACCAGGACGAGACGCCGCCGCGCATCAAGGCCAAGCACTTCGACCACGGAAAGGCGGCGAACGCCCTTCGCCCGGCTGATCGCCAGCCCCGCGCTGGGACCATAACGGCGTAGAAGCAGGGCGAACACGCCCACCAGCCCAAGCACAAAGGCCAGGGCCATCACGAACCGCAGATAGTCGGCGATGTTCATCGGCTTCCCCGCGGCGCGGCGGGACCGGTCATGGCAGTGGTCAGAGCCGGATTCACGTTTCCTCCGTCCTGCGGTAGGCCGCGGCGGCGCGCTTGCGGGCTTCCGGCGTCTCCTGCTGGGGCAGGGCCGCGCCGTGAACGGAGGTCAGTTCGCCGGCGATGGCGTCCAACTGCTCGACCAGCATGTCAAGGGCAGGCAGGAGCATCCGGGCTTCCGGGGCAGGAAGAGCGACCACCGCCTCCAGCGTCTGCTGGACCTCCCGGTCCAGTCCGGCAAGGTCCACCATCCGGCCAGCGCGGACCAGATCGGCGCTGTTGGCCAGAACCTGCCGGAGCCTGTCCAGGGCGCGGGCAACATCCTCGGCTCCGCCCGGCGCGGCTGTCTCACTGCTCATCAAGCGCTCTCCGAATTGGCGGACGGGGCGGTGCCATTGGCGCGGTAGAGATAGGCAAGGATTTCCGCCACGGCGGCGATTGCTTCCACTGGAATCTCGCTGTCCACATCGATCACGGACAGGATTTCCGCAAGATCCGCATCCTCGCGCACCTTCACTCCGCTGGCGAAGGCCAGTTCCAGAATCTGTTCCGCCATGGCCCCGCGGCCGGTCGCCACGATGCGAGGAAGGCCGCCATTGGCGGGGTCGTGGCGCAACGCCACGGCGACCTGCCGCCGCGCGGACGGCCCCTGGCCGCCCTGCTGTTCCTCAATGGGTTTTTCGGCGGTCACGTTCGAACGTTCCTGGGGCGCTTCGCGGAAAACTCGGCCAGATGGTGTCGCCGATGCTGTCCAATTCAGCTTAACAAATCCTCTCCAGCCGTAAACCCCGGCAGTAGTACCGTTTTCCGTTTATTAACCGTGCGGAAGGAGTATGATTTCAAGTGGAGGCTGGGCGGTGGCCCGTCCGTTGCATGGTGTTCCGCCTGAAGCGGCGGCGGACATAGGGGATGAATGCCATGGACCTGAGAAATCTGGGTCTGTTCCGGGTGATGACGGATAAAATGGCTTGGCATAACCAGCGGCAGGAAATTCTTGCCCGGAACGTGGCCAATGCGGACACGCCGGAGTACCGGCCCCACGACATCGTCCCCTTCGACTTCAAGCGGGAACTCCGACAGGCGAAAGGGCTGCCGCTCTCGGGGCAGAAGCCCGGCCACCTTTCCGTCTCGATGGACGGGGACGCCTACCGGGAGGGCAAGACCCGGACGAGCTATGAGACGGCGCCGGCCGGAAACGCGGTGGTGCTGGAGGAGCAGATGATGCTGGTCGGCCGCAACGCCGCCGATTACCAGACCCTGCTGAACATCTACCGCAAGCAGGTGGGCATGCTGCGCACGGCCATTGGCCGTAGCGGCACCCAGTAAGCGCCGGGAGGAGGGGTAAGGAATGTCTACGGACCTGATGAAGAGCCTCGCGATCTCCGCCTCCGGCATGAAGGCGCAGGGTACGCGGTTGCGCATCATTTCGGAAAATCTGGCGAACGCCAACTCGACCGCGCCTTCGCCGGGTGATCTGCCCTACCGCCGCAAGGTGGTCCTGTTCCAGAACGCGCTAGACCGCGAACTCGGCCTCGACACGGTGCAGGTGAAAAAGATCGATGTCGACCGCAGCGATTTCCAACGCCGCTACGATCCCGGACATCCCAGCGCCGATGCCGACGGCTATGTGCTGATGCCCAATGTCAGCACGCTCGTGGAATCCATGGACATGCGCGAGGCGCAGCGGAGCTACGAGGCGAACCTGAACGTGATCGAAAGCACGCGCCAGATGATCATGCGCACCGTCGATCTGCTGCGGAACTGATGTCCGTGTCTGCGGACAAGGAGTGAGCGAACATGGCGATACCTTTTTCCAATGCCGCGGCGGCCTATGCGAACGCTGCCTCCCGTGCGGTCAAGCCGGGCGGCGGGTCCGAAGCCGCGGACGGCCCGTCCTTCGGCGAGATGCTGCGGAGCGCTACGGAGCAGGCGGTCGAGGTGATGCATACGGGTGAGCAGAAGTCGCTGGAAGGCGCCATCGGCAAGGCCGACCTGACGGATGTGGTGAATGCCGTCACGAACGCGGAGACAACGATGCAGGCGGTCGTTTCCGTCCGCGACCGCGTCATCAGCGCGTATCAGGAAATCCTTCGCATGCCCATGTGACGGCCAGCCGGGTTCGCATGACCGACGCCGAAGCAATCGATGTGGCGCGCGAAGCGCTTTACATCTCCCTGATCGTATCCGGGCCGCTGCTGATGATCGCGCTGGTCATCGGCCTGTCCGTGTCGCTGTTCCAGGCACTCACCCAGATTCAAGAACAGACGCTGACCTTCATCCCGAAGATCGTGGCCCTGTTCGTCTCGCTCGTCTTTCTGCTGCCTTTCATGCTGGCGCAGCTCCGCGGGTTGATGGACGGCCTCATGGACAAGATCATCGCCATCGGCGTGGGCGGATAGCATGGATCTGGCGGCATTCGTCGGCGGGTCCGCCTTCGCTTTCATGCTGGTATTCGTCCGCCTGGGCAGCGCCTTCCTCATCATGCCGACGGTGGGGGAGCAGTTCGTCAATCCTCGCATCCGGCTGCTGTTCAGCCTTGCCACCACGCTGCTGGTAACGCCGGTGGTGACGCCGCAGCTTCCGCCGGCTCCGTCGGCGCCGGCCGATCTGGTGGCGCTGATCCTGGCCGAGGTGCTGGTGGGCCTGTTCATCGGAACAATCGCACGGGTGATGATGTCGGCGCTCGAGGTGGCAGGACACTTCATCGCCTCCCAACTCGGGCTTTCCGCAGCACAGGCCTTCAATCCCGCCCTGGCCAGCCCCAGCACGCCCGTTGGGGCATTGCTTGGCATTCTGGCCCTGTTGCTGATCTTCGCCACCGACCTGCACCACATGCTGATCCTGGCAGTGGTGGACAGCTACACGCTGTTCCAGCCCGGCGTCTGGAT comes from the Indioceanicola profundi genome and includes:
- a CDS encoding TRAP transporter small permease subunit, with product MGALRGFIAVVDGLNEWIGRAAAWLTLGTVLVCFAVVVLRYGFGSGYIWLQDLYVWQHAAVFMLGAGYTFIHGGHVRVDVLYGRAGPRRQAWLDIVGTVVFLLPWLVVLAWMSGPFILSSWHIREASGQTGGLPGAYLMKTLIWVFCGLVGLQGLALIARRVLFLAGDESHAPAAGH
- the fliQ gene encoding flagellar biosynthesis protein FliQ, with amino-acid sequence MTDAEAIDVAREALYISLIVSGPLLMIALVIGLSVSLFQALTQIQEQTLTFIPKIVALFVSLVFLLPFMLAQLRGLMDGLMDKIIAIGVGG
- the fliR gene encoding flagellar biosynthetic protein FliR, whose amino-acid sequence is MDLAAFVGGSAFAFMLVFVRLGSAFLIMPTVGEQFVNPRIRLLFSLATTLLVTPVVTPQLPPAPSAPADLVALILAEVLVGLFIGTIARVMMSALEVAGHFIASQLGLSAAQAFNPALASPSTPVGALLGILALLLIFATDLHHMLILAVVDSYTLFQPGVWMPLGDVAQHMTRVVSQSFLVGMQMAAPFVVIGLMFYLGLGLVSRLVPTIQVFFVGLPIQTMLGTLLLSLSLSALMLFWLAAFEAQLIPLLTP
- a CDS encoding TRAP transporter large permease; the protein is MDPALIGEILAILMFLGTIGAVLLGYPVAFTLAGTGLIFALLGQWLDVFDPALLTGLANRYFGTMMNEVLVAVPLFVFMGVMLERSRLAEDLLTTMGELFGNLRGGLGISVVLVGTLLAASTGIVGATVVTMGLLSLPAMVRAGYDPRLAAGVICASGTLGQIIPPSTVLIFMGDMLQGANQQAQLAMGNFAPAPISVGQLFAGALIPGVVLSLMYMGWVVLKAVLDPQSCPALPLDPAARAALPRKVLVSLVPPLLLIVAVLGSILTGIASPTESASVGAVGAMLLAATRRQLTLPILREVMRSTLTISSMVFVILLGASVFSLVFRGLGGEELVHDALTAMPAGKWGALIAVMLLMFVLGFFLDTFEIIFIVVPITAPVLIRLGVDPLWLGVMMGINLQTSFLTPPFGFALFYLRGVAGKLVSTVQIYRGAVPFIGIQLLAVGLVLAVPQTTLWLPNRLFEAPVRTATVPVAVQAPRESAAPSGGAGFEEETSFDNLFGEPEPGTRPPPDWGDRFDNLFED
- the fliP gene encoding flagellar type III secretion system pore protein FliP (The bacterial flagellar biogenesis protein FliP forms a type III secretion system (T3SS)-type pore required for flagellar assembly.); the encoded protein is MTMLTRLAHDLPASLRRLLPAALVLLLAGFAVWAGPAAAQSLSIDLGDQTGSTTGRIIQFVALLTVLSLAPSILVMMTCFVRITIVLSFLRSAMGTMQVPPNQVLVSLALFLTFFIMAPVLQQSWQNGIQPLINEDIDEMTAFSRAVEPFHGFMMTHVRERDLELFMNISRTPPVADPKDVPLQVVIPAFMLSELKRSFEIGFLIFVPFLVIDMVVSSVLMAMGMMMLPPTMVALPFKLIFFVLVDGWYLVVGSLVQSFGT
- a CDS encoding EscU/YscU/HrcU family type III secretion system export apparatus switch protein, coding for MTAEKPIEEQQGGQGPSARRQVAVALRHDPANGGLPRIVATGRGAMAEQILELAFASGVKVREDADLAEILSVIDVDSEIPVEAIAAVAEILAYLYRANGTAPSANSESA
- a CDS encoding flagellar hook-basal body complex protein FliE — its product is MAIPFSNAAAAYANAASRAVKPGGGSEAADGPSFGEMLRSATEQAVEVMHTGEQKSLEGAIGKADLTDVVNAVTNAETTMQAVVSVRDRVISAYQEILRMPM
- the flgB gene encoding flagellar basal body rod protein FlgB, which encodes MDLRNLGLFRVMTDKMAWHNQRQEILARNVANADTPEYRPHDIVPFDFKRELRQAKGLPLSGQKPGHLSVSMDGDAYREGKTRTSYETAPAGNAVVLEEQMMLVGRNAADYQTLLNIYRKQVGMLRTAIGRSGTQ
- a CDS encoding flagellar biosynthetic protein FliO, with the protein product MNIADYLRFVMALAFVLGLVGVFALLLRRYGPSAGLAISRAKGVRRLSVVEVLGLDARRRLVLVRRDGVEHLLLLGIDKDLVVESGIPAKAAESFDDALVRAGQETAAPDALKSDASARGPERP
- the flgC gene encoding flagellar basal body rod protein FlgC codes for the protein MSTDLMKSLAISASGMKAQGTRLRIISENLANANSTAPSPGDLPYRRKVVLFQNALDRELGLDTVQVKKIDVDRSDFQRRYDPGHPSADADGYVLMPNVSTLVESMDMREAQRSYEANLNVIESTRQMIMRTVDLLRN